A region from the Hippopotamus amphibius kiboko isolate mHipAmp2 chromosome 15, mHipAmp2.hap2, whole genome shotgun sequence genome encodes:
- the ILF3 gene encoding interleukin enhancer-binding factor 3 isoform X4, producing MRPVRIFVNDDRHVMAKHSSVYPTQEELEAVQNMVSHTERALKAVSDWIDEQEKGSSDHTESENVDVPPEDETKEGAGEQKTEHMTRTLRGVMRVGLVAKGLLLKGDLDLELVLLCKEKPTTALLDKVADNLAIQLAAVTDDKYEILQSVDDAAIVIKNTKEPPLSLTIHLTSPVVREEMEKVLAGETLSVNDPPDVLDRQKCLAALASLRHAKWFQARANGLKSCVIVIRVLRDLCTRVPTWGPLRGWPLELLCEKSIGTANRPMGAGEALRRVLECLASGIVMPDGSGIYDPCEKEATDAIGHLDRQQREDITQSAQHALRLAAFGQLHKVLGMDPLPSKMPKKPKNENPVDYTVQIPPSTTYAITPMKRPMEEDGEEKSPSKKKKKIQKKEEKAEPPQAMNALMRLNQLKPGLQYKLVSQTGPVHAPIFTMSVEVDGNSFEASGPSKKTAKLHVAVKVLQDMGLPTGAEGRDSSKGEDSAEETEAKPAVVAPPPVVEAVSTPSAAFPSDPTAENVKQQGPILTKHGKNPVMELNEKRRGLKYELISETGGSHDKRFVMEVEVDGQKFQGAGSNKKVAKAYAALAALEKLFPDAPLTLEANKKKRAPVPVRGGPKFAAKPHNPGFGMGGPMHNEVPPPPNLRGRGRGGNIRGRGRGRGFGGANHGGYMNAGAGYGSYGYGGNSATAGYSDFFTDCYGYHDFGSS from the exons atg CGTCCAGTGCGAATTTTTGTGAATGACGATCGCCATGTGATGGCAAAGCATTCTTCCGTTTATCCCACACAAGAGGAGCTGGAGGCAGTCCAGAACATGGTGTCCCACACGGAGCGGGCTCTCAAAGCTGTGTCCGACTGGATTGATGAGCAGGAGAAAGGCAGCAGCGATCACACCGAGTCCGAGAATGTGGATGTGCCCCCGGAGGACGAGACCAAAGAAGGGGCCGG GGAGCAGAAGACAGAGCACATGACCAGAACCCTAAGGGGCGTGATGCGTGTTGGCCTCGTGGCAAAGGGCCTGCTGCTCAAGGGGGACCTGGACCTGGAGCTGGTGCTGCTGTGTAAGGAGAAGCCCACGACTGCCCTCCTGGACAAGGTGGCTGACAACTTGGCCATCCAGCTTGCT GCTGTTACAGATGACAAGTACGAAATACTCCAATCTGTCGACGATGCTGCGATTGtgataaaaaacacaaaagagcCTCCATTGTCCCTGACCATCCACCTGACGTCCCCCGTTGtcagagaagaaatggagaaagtatTAGCTGGAG AAACGCTATCAGTCAACGATCCCCCGGACGTTCTGGACAGGCAGAAATGCCTTGCTGCCTTGGCGTCCCTCCGACACGCCAAGTGGTTCCAG GCCAGAGCCAACGGGCTGAAGTCGTGTGTCATTGTCATCCGGGTCCTGAGGGACCTGTGCACCCGCGTGCCCACCTGGGGTCCCCTCAGAGGATGG CCCCTCGAGCTTCTCTGTGAGAAGTCCATCGGCACAGCCAACAGACCAATGGGTGCCGGCGAGGCCCTGCGGAGAGTGCTGGAGTGCCTGGCTTCAGGCATCGTGATGCCAG ATGGTTCTGGCATTTATGACCCTTGTGAAAAAGAAGCCACTGATGCTATTGGGCATCTAGACAGACAGCAACGGGAAGATATCACACAGAGTGCGCAG cACGCTCTGCGACTTGCTGCTTTTGGCCAGCTCCATAAAGTCCTGGGCATGGACCCTCTGCCTTCTAAGATGCCCAAGAAACCAAAGAATGAAAACCCAGTGGACTACACGG TTCAAATACCCCCCAGTACCACCTATGCCATTACGCCCATGAAACGCCCAATGGAGGAAGATGGGGAGGAAAAGTCTCCcagcaaaaagaagaagaagattcAGAAGAAAG AGGAGAAGGCAGAGCCTCCGCAAGCGATGAACGCCCTGATGAGACTGAACCAGCTCAAGCCAGGGTTGCAGTACAAACTGGTTTCCCAGACCGGCCCAGTCCACGCCCCCATCTTCACCATGTCTGTGGAGGTAGATGGCAACTCATTTGAGGCCTCTGGGCCCTCCAAGAAGACTGCCAAGCTGCACGTGGCCGTGAAG GTGTTACAGGACATGGGCTTGCCCACGGGCGCTGAAGGCCGAGACTCCAGCAAGGGGGAGGACTcagctgaggagacagaggcaaagCCAGCTGTGGTGGCCCCTCCTCCTGTGGTGGAAGCTGTCTCAACCCCCAGCGCTGCCTTCCCCTCTGATCCCACTGCCGAG AACGTAAAACAGCAGGGGCCGATCCTGACTAAGCATGGCAAGAACCCTGTTATGGAACTTAACGAGAAGAGGCGTGGCCTCAAGTACGAGCTCATCTCAGAGACGGGGGGCAGCCACGACAAGCGCTTTGTCATGGAG GTCGAGGTGGATGGACAGAAGTTTCAAGGTGCTGGCTCAAACAAAAAGGTGGCGAAAGCATATGCCGCCCTTGCTGCACTAGAAAAACTGTTCCCCGATGCCCCTCTCACCCTTGAGGCCAACAAGAAGAAGAGAGCCCCTGTGCCTGTGAGAGGTGGACCGAAATTTGCTGCTAAG CCACATAACCCTGGGTTCGGCATGGGGGGCCCCATGCACAATGaagtgcccccaccccccaacctccgaggacgaggaagaggagggaacatccGAGGtcgagggagagggagaggatttGGTGGCGCCAACCATGGAGGCTACATGAATGCTG GCGCCGGGTATGGCAGCTACGGGTATGGTGGCAACTCAGCGACCGCCGGCTACA GTGACTTTTTCACAGACTGCTACGGCTATCATGATTTTGGGTCTTCCTAG